In the Williamwhitmania taraxaci genome, CAAAAAACATAACTGATATGGCTAACGGAAAAATTGGGGTAACTACCGAAAACATTTTCCCCATCATTAAGAAGTTTCTCTATTCCGATCACGAGATTTTCCTTCGTGAGGTAATCTCCAACGCGGTGGATGCCACCCAAAAGCTTAAGGCATTGGCCTCGGTCAATGAGTTTACCGGCGAGCTGGGCGATCTTACCATCCGCATTGCCCTAGACGAGACCGCGAAGACCATCACCATTTCCGATTCCGGTATAGGTATGACCGAGGAGGAGATTGAGAAGTATATTAACCAGATTGCTTTTTCGGGTGCCGAGGAGTTTATGGCCAAGTATAAGACCGATAATGGCATAATCGGACATTTTGGCTTAGGTTTCTACAGCGCGTTCATGGTATCGAAGAAAGTGGAAATTGTTACCCACTCGTTTAAGGAGGGTGCAACCGCACTTCGCTGGAGCTGCGATGGTAGCCCCGACTACACCATTGAGCCTGCCGAGCGTGAGGCTCGCGGTACCGATATCATCCTCCACATCGACGACGATAGTATCGAGTTTGCCGAAAAGACACGCATCGAAGGTCTTCTCAAGAAGTATTGCCGCTACCTCACCATTCCCATTGCTTTTGGTAAGGAACAGGATTGGAAAGACGGTAAGTATGAGGATACCGACAAGGATCAAATCATTAACAATCCCAACCCAATTTGGAGCCTCAAGCCTGCCGATCTTAAGGAAGAGGATTACATGGAGTTCTATCACGAGCTCTACCCTATGGCCGAGGATGCGCTCTTCAGTATTCACCTCAACGTGGATTACCCGTTCAACCTTACCGGTATTCTTTACTTCCCCAAGCTAAAGAACAACCTCGAGGTGCAGAAGAACCGTATTCAGCTTTACTGCCGTCAGGTTTACGTTACCGACAACGTGGAGGGAATTGTTCCCGAGTTCCTAACCCTGCTGCATGGGGTTATTGATTCGCCCGATATCCCATTGAACGTTTCGCGTAGCTACCTCCAAAGCGACAGCAACGTGAAGAAGATCTCGAGCCATATCACCAAGAAGGTGGCCGATAGGTTGCAGGAGATATTCAAGAACGATCGCCCTCAGTTTGAACAGAAGTGGGACGATCTTAAGATATTTATGGAGTATGGTATGCTCAGCGACGAGAAATTCTACGAGCGTGCCGAGAAGTTTTTCCTCTTCAAAAACACCGATGGCAAGTATTTCACCATCGAGGAGTATGCCACGCTCATTAAGCCTACCCAAGAGGATAAGAATAAGAAGTTGGTTTATCTCTATACCACCAACCGCGAGCAGCAGTTTACCTACATCGAAAAGGCTCAAAACAAGGGCTACGATGTGCTGATGATGGATGGCCAGCTCGATGCTCACTTTGTGAACCAAATGGAGAGCAAGCTACCGGATGCCCGCTTTGTGCGCGTCGATTCCGACGTGGTAGAACGCCTTATTCCTAAAGAAGATTTAGCCGAGACTAAGCTGACCAAAGAACAGCAAGAGGAGTTACGTCCGGTATTCGTATGCCACGCACCCGAGAAGACAAACTTCACCGTGATGTTCGAGAACCTTTCGGAGACCGATGCTCCCGTTCTTATTACTCAGAGTGAGTTTATGCGCCGGATGAAGGATATGGCCCAGATGGGTGGCGGTGGAATGAATTTCTACGGCGAATTGCCCGATAGCTACAACCTAGTGGTAAATGCTAACCATCCGTTGGTGCTAAAGGTAATTGGTGAAACCGAAACTGCCATGAAGGCCGATCTCGATAAGGTAAACGGCGAGATTGCACCGGTTGAAGCTTCGCTGAATGAGGTTAAGGATGCGCAAAAGTCTCTAAAGCCCGACGATATCTCTCAAGCCGATAAGGACAAGGTTGCCGAAATTGAGAAGCAGCTTAGCACCCTTAAGGATAAGAAAACGGCAATGCTTTCGGCATTTGGCAAGAAAAACCAGCTCGCTAAGCAAATTGTGGATCTTGCACTGCTTGCCAACAATATGCTCAACGGTGAAGCCTTGGCTAAGTTTGTTAAGCGCAGCGTGGAGATGATAAAGAAGTAACTTTTCACTATTGCTTGATTATAATAAGAAAGGAGCCGCTGAGGCTCCTTTCTTTGTTTTATCGATTTCTCTTTCCATGCAATTTCGGGTGGCTATTATTATATTAATTGGACTGTCGGTAATACGGCACCTGCTACCGCTCTTTAGCTGACAACATTCCTTTCTTCCACCGTTATTCGTGCTTGTGATCTAGTGAAAAAGTCCCTCCTTTTAATAGATATCTAGTGCCGTTTTTAATTGTGGGGGTAATGGTAGGCATTTTTCAACAAGCGCGCCTGCGTTTTGGCATTTGTTACTTCGCATCTGATTGTTAATTTGTGTTTAAGTGGTGCAATGTTTTTTATTTAATAGAATAGATCGTATGGCTTTTTCATAAATTTGTAAATGTCACCAAACTATTCAAGCAATGAATTATTTACTGCGACTTACCAAGAATACAAAGAGTGGGCGATTTTCTTACCTACTTGAAAATCGGAAGTTAATTGCTCAATTTATTTTAGCGGTCCTCTTTGTTGGCGTTGGGGTCTGGTTTTTTAAGCATGAGCGGTCGGAACTCGGCGAAGTGCGCAATGTGCTGGGTGCCTCAAAATGGCAATACCTTTCGCTTGGGGTGTTTCTTACCGCCGTATATATAACCTTACAAGGGTTGATGTATAAGTTTGCTTTTGCATCGCTTCGCGATCGCGTGTTGCTCTCATCTACGATCTTGCTTTTTCTGAAGCGCAATTTTATCAGCATTTTTATACCAGCAGGAGGCGTTGCTTCGCTGGCATTCTTTTCGGGCGATATTGAAAAGAGAGGCGTAGCAAAATCAAAAATACATTTCGCTTCATCGATCTATGCGTTTGTTGGCATTCTTTCCATTGTATTGGTAGCAATTCCAATTTTCACCTACGCAATGATTGATGGGTTGGCGGGTTCCGGTGAATGGTTTGCGTTGGCTGCTATGATAATACTTATTTCCACTCTCTACCTATCCTATCGTTCGATAACAAGAAAGGGCTACATATACCGTATTCTTACTCGGTTCTTTCCGACCATTGAAGTCTTTCTCGACGACTTAATTAGCCATACAATAGAAAGCAAATACATTATGGTTACCATTTTAATGTCAATCCTTATTGATGTTACCGGTATTGCCCACCTGTATATTGCGATGCTTGCCTTGGGTTTGCCTACATCGCTCATTGTTGCTATGCTGGTATATCTCACTGCCGTTATTTCATTGTCGGTATCGCCATTCATGAGAGGGTTAGGGGCTGTTGAGGTTTCAATGACCTATATTCTGACGCGATTTGGATTCTCCAGCATCGATGCAGTTGCCCTTACGTTCCTATACCGATTTTTTGAATTCTGGCTGCCGCTATTTCTGGGTGCTTTAAGTTTTTTGCTCAGGATCAATAAGCTTTTGATGCGGATTATTCCGGCTGTTCTTTTGTTTGCCCTTGGTATTATCAACATAATATCGGTGCTCACACCTGCTATTGCCGATAGGATGCAACACCTTCAGAATTTCCTTCCGATAGAAGCCATAACGGTCTCCAACTATTTTGTGCTATTGGCTGGAATCTTTATGTTGCTAACGGCAGCGTTTCTCTTTAGAGGTCTGCGTTCGGCATGGTGGCTTGCGCTATTTCTGGGTATAATTTCGTGCGTTGGGCACTTAACAAAGGCCATTGACTACGAAGAATCGATAGTGGCACTACTTGTGGTTTTGATACTGTTGTACTCCAGAAAGGAATACTACGTAAAGAATAACCCTCAGCTGCGCAACGTTGGAATTATGACCGCTGTATTTTCGATGGTTGCCGTTATGATTTATGGCACGGTTGGTTTTTACTACTTGGATAAGAACCACTTCAATATTGACTTTAACTTACTGCAAAGCGTAAGATACACCATTCAGAACTTCTTCTTGGTGGGGAGTTCCGACTTGGTGCCCAATAACCCTTTTGCTAAACACTTTCTTCTTTCAATTAATGTGAGTGGCTTTATATCGCTCTCATTCTTCTTCTACACCTTAGTAAAACCGTATGTGTTTAAAGATATTTTTGAACCGGATGGGATAGAAAGAGCAAAGCAGCTGGTTTTTAAATATGGCAGTTCGAGCCTCGATTACTTTAAAACCTACAACGATAAGGTAATTTTTGAGCTGGAGGGGTTAAATGCTTTTATTGCCTATAGAGTATCGGGAAAGTATGCCGTTGTGCTGGAAAATCCGGTTGCCGAAAATATTGAACAGTTTGGGTTATGTATCTCCATGTTCGATAAGTATTGCTACGAAAATGGTTTAAAGAGTCTTTACTACCGGGTTTCCGAAGAGAATCTTTCGGTATATCGAGTGATGAAGAAAAAAGCACTATTCCTTGGGCAGGAAGGGATTGTCGATTTGCATACGTTTACCTTGGAAGGTAGAAGCCAAAAGGCATTGCGCAATGCCATAAACAAGGTTCTCGACAGGGGGTATAAATCTACCATTCACACGGCTCCGCTCAAAGATGGATTACTTCAGCGGCTGCAAGCCGTTTCGGACGAATGGCTGAAGGATAACGATAGGACGGAAATTGTATTCTCGCAGGGTATGTTCAGTTGGAGTGAGCTGAAGCAGCAAACGGTTATTACGGTGGAAGGCCCGGAGGAGAAGGTTGTGGCTTTTCTCAACATTATTCCTGATTATGCCGCAAATGAGGCTACCTACGATCTTATTCGCAAAACTGCTGATGCACCGGGTGGGGTAATCGATTATCTAATGGTAGAGCTATTTAACCATATCAAAAGCCAAAATATCCAATTCTTAAATCTGGGGTTTGCCCCCATGAGCGGAATTGATAGCCCCCAAAACCTAACGGAGCAATCAATGAAATTTGCCTATCAGAAGATTAAGTCATTTGCGCACTACAAAGGGTTGAGGGAGTATAAAGAAAAATTCTCACCAATTTGGACCAACAAATACTTGGTTTACGATCACGATTTTGATTTGCTGCAAGCACCCCTAGCGTTAGCAAAAGTCATTAAACCTTAAACCAAATAGCCATGAACAAAATATTCTTAACTGTAGCCTTCATTTTCGTAGGGTTTAATGGATTTAGTGCTAGCCAACCCGAAACTGTTGCCTTTGGCTCTTTTGGAAAGGTAAGAATCTATCGACCCGAGGGAACGCCATCGTCGGTTGTGATTTTTGTATCGGGTGATGGCGGTTGGAACGATGGCGTTGTAGATATGGCTAAGCATATTGTGAAACAGGGTGCCATTGTTGCCGGAATCGATATTAAGCGCTACTTGAAGGGGCTGGCAGCTCACTCATCTAAGTGCTACTATCCATCGGGCGATGTGGAGCAGTTGAGCATGATGGTTCAAAAGAAGTATAAGCTTAAGCAGTATTACAAACCAATCCTAGTTGGTTACTCGGCCGGAGCAACAATGGTATATGGAATGCTTGCGCAGGCACCTGCAAATACCTTTAAAGGAGCCATCGTATTTGGATTTAGTCCCGATTTGGATATTAATAAACCCCTGTGTGCCGGGTCGGGCTTACAACAACACCCGCTTACCGAAGGTAAAACCTATTTGTTGGAGGCATCGGCTACCTTAAGCGCTCCATTTATTCTATTTCATGGTTCAAAGGATAAGATTTGCCCTTACTCCATTGCCCATCGGTTTATGAAAGATATCCCCTCTGGACAGCTGATTGAGCTGCCGCAAGTAGGCCATGATTTTTCTGTTACCGAAAGTTGGGTCCCTCAGTTTGTTGAAGTGTTTGGCAAGGTTGTGCATGCACCTTCGTTTGCCGAACAAAAAAATTCACAGAATGCATTGCTGCAGTCGCAGCATTTAACCCCTTTACCTGCCGATTTGCCGCTGACTTTAATCCCCACCGCGAAGAAGGATTCGTTGCCAATGGTATTTCTAATCTCCGGCGATGGGGGATGGACCAGCTTCGACCATTCGCTGGGCGAGGCATTTGCCGAAAAGGGTATGCCGGTAGTGGGGCTCGATGCCCAAAAGTATTTTTGGAATGCAAAAACGCCGGAGGAGGCTACCCTTGAGCTGTCTAAAGCAATTCGGCACTATATGGAGCAGTGGCGCTGTAAGCAATTCATACTTGCCGGTTATTCCTTTGGTGCGTGTGTGGTGCCGTTTATTGCAAATAGGTTGCCGTTGAATATGAAACAGCAAATGGAGGGCGTTTATTGCTTTTCGCCCAGCGAGACAGCCGATTTTGAAATTCATATAAGCGATATGCTCGACTTAAGTAGTTCGGACAATTCTTACAGCGTAGTGGAGGAGACAAAGAAGTTAAATGGCCTTCACCCGGTGTGCTTTTTTGGGTCCGAGGAGGAGCCCGATGTTCGCCATCCGTTTGAAGTGGCCGGAGCCAAGGTGATTACCTTGCCCGGCAACCATCACTACAACAATAACACCGCCCGCCTTGCCGATGAAGTTGTAAAGGCGATCATCGCATTAGGCAGGAGGTAATCTCTGATAACATCATATACAAAGAGGTGATTTCTCTATTGCTTGATTATACGAATAAAGGAAAAGGAGCAGATAGGCTCCTTTCTTATTTGTAGTATGGTATTTGGGAAATGGATTATTGAGTTAGTTTAGCCTTTTCAGAGAATCTAACCGGTTTAGGTCTTTTAGCCTGCTCAGGCTATCGAGTGAATTGAGGCTATTCAAGTCTTGGAACTTGTTCATGTCGTTCAACGAATTCAAACTGTCTAAGTCTTGGAGTTTGTTTAAACCGTTCAGTGAATTTAAGCTGTCCAGCCCTCGCAACTTATTCATCTTGTTTAGCGATTTTAGGCTGTCCGAAGTTTCAATAATGAATGGAGAAGGAGTTGCATGTATGTCTTGCGATTTAACTCCTGCCAGCAGGCACAATAGTAGAACAAGATAGTAAGGTTTCATAAGTGGATTGTGTGTATTTATTTGGCAATCTGAATCGTAAATATAATTTAATTTTTGCATTATATAGAAGTTATTCTTTTCGCACCTATGAGCGCCGCCCTAGCTAAGTTTGTTAAGCGCAGCGTGGAGATGATAAAGAAGTAACTTTTCACTATTGCTTGATTATAATAGGAAAGGAGCCGCTGAGGCTCCTTTTCTTACAATTTGAGTTTTGTTGTTTACGCTTTAAAAGGCTAATCCATCTTAACATTTCCGGTTCGCTTAAGCACGCCCCAGCTGGCCAACTCGCCTTTCATGGCTTTTAGGTATGCCTTAATGAGAACTACGAAAAGTATCTGTCGGTAAACAAACCGCTGGATAAACATCATATAGGCCTCTTTGAATCCGAATTTCTGGTTGTCGTACCGGTAGGCTACAACCGAAATGAGCAGCTCTACCAAGTAGAATGCCACGTAAGATATAATAAATATGTAGGCATGGTCGCTAAATAGCCCGAAGAGGAAAACAACATCCACAATGGGGGAGAATACTGGGATTATAAAGCCAAAGATTAACAGGTTCGGAAGTAGTATCCATCCCATGTTTCGGATCTTATTGCTAAAGAGCAAATCGCGATGCTTCCAGAACGATTGCATCATTCCAAACGACCAACGGAACCGCTGCTTAATAAACATCGATAGCGTTTCGGGTGCTTCGGTTAGCGATATGGCTTTGTTGCAGCTGCGCACGGTGTAGCCTTCGCGAAGAATGCGCACGGTAAGGTCGCAATCTTCGGCCAGGGTATCCATATTGAATCCGCCAATCTCTTCCATTACCGAGCGACGGAATGCACCAATTGCTCCGGGGACAACGAGTATCGCGTTTACGTAATCGAAAGCCATGCGCTCGAAGTTCTGGCTTGTGGTGTACTCAATCTTTTGCCAGTTGGAGAGCAAGTTTACCGGATTCCCAACCCTTACGTTGCCGGCCACTGCTGCCACATCTTCGTCGGCAAAGAATGGAATCATTAGCGCTATGGCATCGGGGAGTAGAATGGTATCGGCATCGATGCACACCAAAATATCGCTGGATGTTTGTTGAATGGCAAAGTTAAGCGCCGATGCTTTTCCTCCGTTTGGTTTGGTGAGCACCCTCACCTTCGGATGATTTCCGTAGGCCTCGTTTACAACCGAATAGGTAGCATCTTTGGAACCATCGTCTACAAACAGAATTTCGAAGTTAGTGTAGGTGCTTTTCAGTAGGTTGTCGATGGTTCTAGTTGAATTAACCTCTTCGTTGAAGGCCGGCACTATGATGGTTACGCTCGGCTCAAAGCCATTGGGCGCTTTGGTTGGATTCCTTTTTTCCTTCTGGTGACTCTTGAATGCCATCGCCAGCAACCAAAGCAACCTAATAATTCCGAGGGATATTGCAATAAAGAAAAAGCCTCGCAAAAAGTGTTGCCAAATATAGGTAGCAAAGAAGAAAACCTCGTTTACCATTTCTGCATATTCCAAATCTCCTTTAACTTCGGGCATCACCTGATCGCGCGATCGGCCCATCAGCTCCGAAACGGTTTCAAACTGATAGCCTTGATTACGGAAGTATTCAATAATGCGAGGGAGAGCAACAATGGTTTGGGCGCGTTCGCCGCCTGAATCGTGGAGCAGAAGTATGTTTCCCATCTTTTGATTGGCAATAGCTCTGGCAACAATGGTGTCTGCCGTTACACCCACCTCCCAATCGTTGGGATCGATGGAGGATGCTACCGTAATATAACCCTCTTCCCGGGCAATTGAGAGCGGCTTTATTTGAAGAAGGCTATGCGGCTCCGCATCGGTATTGTAGGGAGGTCGGAAAAGTAGGGTGGTGTGGCCCAAAATACTTTCGATAAGCAGGCGTGTCGTTCGCAGCTCAATCCGCTCCCTTTCATCGCCGGTAAGCTCAAGGTTTGGGTGTAAGAAGGTGTGATTCCCTATTTCGTGCCCCTCTTCGTATTCCCTATTTAGCAGGGGAATATTGTTTTCGATGTTAAGGCCGGTAACAAAGAAGGTGGCATGAATATTATTTTGCTTAAGGATGTCGAGAATATCCGAAGTGTAATTCGCATCGGGACCATCGTCGAAGGTTAAAGCAATTTTCCTAGGCTGATATCCTCCGTAGCGGTTAATAAGGTAGGAGGAGGGGAGCTTTTGATAAACTTGGTTGGAGATAAAATACTCAGCGCTGTCGATATCGAGGGTTACTATTCCATTTTCCGGTTTGCTAATAACCTCCATTAGCTCACCCTGCCCATCGTAATCGATGGAGTAGTTCGACTTAATCTGGAGTAGCTGTTTAAAGTCAAATGGTCTCTTTTTTAACCCTTCTACAGACAAGTCTCTGTTGAAGAAGTTCCACATGCGAGAATCTTCACAACCCAAATACCAAATAGCAACTCCGGCAGTTCCGTAATCGGCAGCCGTTCGCATGGTATTGAAAATATTGGTAGCATCGTTGCAATGCGCCTCGCACTGTCGGTTGTTTTCATCGATATAGGTGAAGTACAAGTCGCTATTTTCCGAGTCGTAGCTTACCGGCACGTTATTTTCGTTGGCAAGCGATATAAACTCTTCGTAGGTTAGATCCTCGGCAAGCTCGCCTGGTTTCCACCCATAGCCGTAAGCACCGCAGCACACCACAAACTTTGCGGAGGATACATCGCTCATAACCTCATCGAGCGACTCTTCTACAAATCCAACGGATGAGATGCCTCCGGGCTTTCCATCGGCGTTGTGCTCATCGTACGACATCACAAAAATGAAGTCATACGATCGCTCTATTTGTGCAATATTCAGGTTGCATACGGCCGGATTAATATCTATCGTAACCAGGTAGTTCTCTTTACTCAGCTCGGCATTCAACTCCTTCGAAAATACGTTAAAATATGGGTTTGCCGCTTCAGGCAGGTTCTCAAAGTCGATGTTGATACCTTGAAACTCATAATCATCGAGTATCGTTTTTATGGAGTTGATAAGCGTAGCCCGGCTCTCTTTATTCTTGAGCATAATCAAGGTTGAATCGGCATTCCATCGACCCTTATAGTTGTTGCTGAGCAGGGGAACTATGGCAACTTTGTTTTGCTTGAGCAGGGTTACAATACTCTTATCAATTTTTATGTCGAGGTTGCCCTTGGAATCCATGAGAAAAAGCCACTCGGGGATTACCATATTCAACCTTTTGGCATTGATCTTTAACGATGCAGCCGAGCTCTTGTCCCAGTTGACATAAAAGCCTGCCCTTACCGGATAGTAACTCTTCACATCCGAAGGGAGAGCTGCTTGCTTGTAGAAGTTTCTACTCTTCTCCTTGCGCACTTTTTTAAGGTGCTTAACAAAGGCTATCAACTCCTTCTCCGAAATCTTCTCCTTCTTTGGGTTATTGTTGATGTTTCGTATGCGCTTTTCACCCATCAGCAGCTCCTTGGTGTTGAATTCGTTGCTGTGCAAAAGTCCAAAAATGGTGGAGACGATCCCTATTAGGAATAGAACAAGGACAATTCTTAGTCCCCACTTGAATCGATTCCACCGGGTGGGTGATTGACTTTGGAATACTTGTCTGCTCATAGAACGTTATTTGTTAAGGTAGCCAGAAGTTGCCGCTTAAAGCAATAAGCGACAGCATCTGGATGGTATTATCATAATACTTGTAATCGTTTACCTCCAGCTGATCGATATAATCCCAGCAATCGTTTAACCACTCCTGATTCTCGCTGTTGAGCATTGAGCCGACGGCCATTGGGCAAACGAAAGAAGGAACAGTGAAGTTGCAATGTGGAATTGCATGCCCGTTGAGGTAGAAACCTGTTGTGAGCTTATCGATGCTGTTGTGGGTCTTTGTTTGCACCCATCCGGTCAACGGATTTAGCAGCTGCTGAGCACGAGTATCGCCATTGATAAGGTAATCGAGCCCCACTCTAAATGGAATTCTGCAAGCATTATAGTAGTATGCTCCATCGTTAGGTGATTCCAGATAGTTGGGCTTCGCAGGAATATACTTATTGTTTTTATAAGTTATGAAGTCCGGCAGCAACCCCACCTTGGGGCTATATTTTGACTGTATTGCGGCAAATATTTGGTAGGTTTTGTTTACCACCAAGTTCCATTCTGGCGATGGGTAATACTTGTTGAACACCTTCAGATGGGTGGGCATAAAGTCGGAGGTTCGAATGTCGAAGAAGTCCGAATCGCCGGGATCGTTGGCATCGCTCAGCAATACCGTATGCTTTTGTTTGTTTATTTCATGGTCGAGAATGGCCTTGGCACGCTTAACTCCTTCCTCTTTGTAGTTTATGGCACCGCTACTGCCCCATTGAGCATCGGCAAGAAAGAGCGAAAGGGTAATGTCTAGATCACCATCTGTAGCCGAAGTGTTGTTGTATTCATCTTGCGTTTTGTGCTCAGTGGTAATACACCCTTTGGAAATACTCCACGACATTAGATCTTTGCTTTTGGCGGTGGGATGAGCTGCTACAAACCTATACATTCCATCGTAAATAGTTTGGGCATCCTTGTCGTAACCAGCCATTAGGGGCACGATTACCATTCCAAACCCTTGGCCTTCCGAAACGCAGATAGTTGGAATATTGTCTTTCATATCACCTTCATCGGTATAGACGTAGTATTGGTCGGACGCGCTGCAATCATTCTTTACGTAGTTCTTCTTCCAAAAATCATAGAACTTAGTTACCGCGTTATCCATCTTTGCTTGCTTAATATGCTTTGGCTTTATTGAGCTCTTGGCGTATTGGGTATGGTTTGGGAATGGATGGGTTACTGTTTGGCAATTTGAAACGCTGTGCAGCATAACAGAGAAAACGAGTAATATTATTCTAAGCATAATACTTTTACTAAAAAGAGTATTTATAATTAAGCCTTTACCAAGATGGATGAGAAACAATCCAAGTTGATTTTTGACGCTCAAAAGTAGATACAATTTATCGCAGGAATTTATTAGTTCGATGACAACACCTCTGTTTTTAGATAATTTAACGGTAGAGGTGATGTGTTGGGGGCGATTTGGCAACTCTACGAAATAAGGCTGATTGATTTAATTACTTTCACCCTTGTTGATGGTCTGTATTCTGGTCGAGACTAAGCGCATAAAAACACCCCGTCCTCTTCTCAGTTGTTTGGTTTTACCACTATTTGGATTAGATAACTCCAATTTTCGATCAAATACTTTTTTGTCCATCCGGTTACTTCGTTGTAGTAATTGGTGAAGTGCAGGCAGGTGTTTGGCCTTCGGATGTGATGTATCATAATAATACTAAAGGTGTGAGGATGCTTTAAGAAGTCTCAATCAATTTTAGTTCGACATTCTTATGTTTGTTAGAATTGAAATCCAAACATTTAGCATAAACATGACAGAAAAATGAAAATATATCGCTTACGATATAAAAATTGTTTCTATATTTGTGTCGTAAACGATACAATATAAAACGATAGAATATATGAACACAATTTATCAGACCAAAGCAGTGGCCACCGGTGGAAGAGATGGCAAAGTAGTTAGCGAAGACGGCGTTTTGAACCTCGATGTTCGTGTGCCAAAGTCGATGGGTGGCGCAGGGGGCGCTTATACAAACCCCGAGCAGCTCTTTGCTGCCGGTTATGCCGCCTGTTTCGATAGCGCGCTAAACCATATTGCCCGCCTCGAGCGCAAAAAGATTCAATCGAAGGTTACGGCTACGGTTGGTTTGCAAATGGAGGAGGCTACGGGGTTCAATATCATAGTAACTATGGACGTGGAGATTACTGGCGTGGAAAAGAGTGTGGCGCAAGAGTTGCTCGCAAAGGCTCACGCTACCTGTCCATACTCCAAAGCTATTCGCAACAACGTGGAGGTTACCCTAAATTTAGTTGAAGCATAATTCTACCTATCATGAGCAGTAAATTTTACAGTTTTTCGGCTAAAACTCTTCAAGGAAGAGAGATTAGCATGGACACCTACAAAGGTAAAATGGTGTTGGTAGTAAATACCGCCAGCAAGTGTGGGTTTACGCCCCAGCTCGAAGGGTTGGAGAAACTCAACCAGCAGTATAAAGATAAAGGGTTGGTAATTCTCGGATTTCCATGCAACCAGTTTGGTAACCAAGAGCCGGGCGATGAAAAATCGATTGCCGAAGGGTGTGTTATCAACTATGGCGTTACATTCCAAATGTTTTCGAAGGTGGATGTAAACGGCATC is a window encoding:
- the htpG gene encoding molecular chaperone HtpG: MANGKIGVTTENIFPIIKKFLYSDHEIFLREVISNAVDATQKLKALASVNEFTGELGDLTIRIALDETAKTITISDSGIGMTEEEIEKYINQIAFSGAEEFMAKYKTDNGIIGHFGLGFYSAFMVSKKVEIVTHSFKEGATALRWSCDGSPDYTIEPAEREARGTDIILHIDDDSIEFAEKTRIEGLLKKYCRYLTIPIAFGKEQDWKDGKYEDTDKDQIINNPNPIWSLKPADLKEEDYMEFYHELYPMAEDALFSIHLNVDYPFNLTGILYFPKLKNNLEVQKNRIQLYCRQVYVTDNVEGIVPEFLTLLHGVIDSPDIPLNVSRSYLQSDSNVKKISSHITKKVADRLQEIFKNDRPQFEQKWDDLKIFMEYGMLSDEKFYERAEKFFLFKNTDGKYFTIEEYATLIKPTQEDKNKKLVYLYTTNREQQFTYIEKAQNKGYDVLMMDGQLDAHFVNQMESKLPDARFVRVDSDVVERLIPKEDLAETKLTKEQQEELRPVFVCHAPEKTNFTVMFENLSETDAPVLITQSEFMRRMKDMAQMGGGGMNFYGELPDSYNLVVNANHPLVLKVIGETETAMKADLDKVNGEIAPVEASLNEVKDAQKSLKPDDISQADKDKVAEIEKQLSTLKDKKTAMLSAFGKKNQLAKQIVDLALLANNMLNGEALAKFVKRSVEMIKK
- a CDS encoding phosphatidylglycerol lysyltransferase domain-containing protein, whose translation is MNYLLRLTKNTKSGRFSYLLENRKLIAQFILAVLFVGVGVWFFKHERSELGEVRNVLGASKWQYLSLGVFLTAVYITLQGLMYKFAFASLRDRVLLSSTILLFLKRNFISIFIPAGGVASLAFFSGDIEKRGVAKSKIHFASSIYAFVGILSIVLVAIPIFTYAMIDGLAGSGEWFALAAMIILISTLYLSYRSITRKGYIYRILTRFFPTIEVFLDDLISHTIESKYIMVTILMSILIDVTGIAHLYIAMLALGLPTSLIVAMLVYLTAVISLSVSPFMRGLGAVEVSMTYILTRFGFSSIDAVALTFLYRFFEFWLPLFLGALSFLLRINKLLMRIIPAVLLFALGIINIISVLTPAIADRMQHLQNFLPIEAITVSNYFVLLAGIFMLLTAAFLFRGLRSAWWLALFLGIISCVGHLTKAIDYEESIVALLVVLILLYSRKEYYVKNNPQLRNVGIMTAVFSMVAVMIYGTVGFYYLDKNHFNIDFNLLQSVRYTIQNFFLVGSSDLVPNNPFAKHFLLSINVSGFISLSFFFYTLVKPYVFKDIFEPDGIERAKQLVFKYGSSSLDYFKTYNDKVIFELEGLNAFIAYRVSGKYAVVLENPVAENIEQFGLCISMFDKYCYENGLKSLYYRVSEENLSVYRVMKKKALFLGQEGIVDLHTFTLEGRSQKALRNAINKVLDRGYKSTIHTAPLKDGLLQRLQAVSDEWLKDNDRTEIVFSQGMFSWSELKQQTVITVEGPEEKVVAFLNIIPDYAANEATYDLIRKTADAPGGVIDYLMVELFNHIKSQNIQFLNLGFAPMSGIDSPQNLTEQSMKFAYQKIKSFAHYKGLREYKEKFSPIWTNKYLVYDHDFDLLQAPLALAKVIKP
- a CDS encoding AcvB/VirJ family lysyl-phosphatidylglycerol hydrolase — translated: MNKIFLTVAFIFVGFNGFSASQPETVAFGSFGKVRIYRPEGTPSSVVIFVSGDGGWNDGVVDMAKHIVKQGAIVAGIDIKRYLKGLAAHSSKCYYPSGDVEQLSMMVQKKYKLKQYYKPILVGYSAGATMVYGMLAQAPANTFKGAIVFGFSPDLDINKPLCAGSGLQQHPLTEGKTYLLEASATLSAPFILFHGSKDKICPYSIAHRFMKDIPSGQLIELPQVGHDFSVTESWVPQFVEVFGKVVHAPSFAEQKNSQNALLQSQHLTPLPADLPLTLIPTAKKDSLPMVFLISGDGGWTSFDHSLGEAFAEKGMPVVGLDAQKYFWNAKTPEEATLELSKAIRHYMEQWRCKQFILAGYSFGACVVPFIANRLPLNMKQQMEGVYCFSPSETADFEIHISDMLDLSSSDNSYSVVEETKKLNGLHPVCFFGSEEEPDVRHPFEVAGAKVITLPGNHHYNNNTARLADEVVKAIIALGRR